A region of the Deferribacterota bacterium genome:
ATAAATGTAATAATATTGTAGTTATTGATGATTACGCCCATCATCCTATGGAGATTCAATCTACAATTAAAGCAATAAGGGATGTGTATAGAGGTTACAAAATACATGTAATTTTTCAGCCTCATAGATATACAAGGTTAAAATATCTCTTTAATAGTTTTACGAAGAGTTTTTTTGATGTCGATAAGCTTTATATTGTTGATATTTATTCAGCTAGTGAGGAGCCGATTGTTGGTATACATTCAAAAGTTTTGGTAGATGATATTAAGATGCACGGGTTAAAGGATGTATATTATATTAATGATTTAAATAGTCTTTTATCTGAAAAATTGATAGATAGGGATAATAAAGCTGTGTATGTGACTATGGGGGCTGGTGATATAACAAAGTTTTCCTTTGTATTAGCAGATTTTTTTAATAGGGTTTATGCGAATATAGAGGAGGGTAATGAATAAAATTAAAGCTCTTATGAAATTCATATTATTTTTGTCAATATTAATTTCTGCAATTTATGGCATAAAGGAGCTTATATCCTTAATTGATGATACTGGGTATTTTAGTATAAAAGAGGTTGATATTGTATGTGCTGATGAACAGTTAAAAGGAAAGTTAGAGGAATATTCAAGTAAATTAAAAAATAAAAATATATTCTTCGTTAATATAGAGAAGGTTGATATTGTAGATAATAAATGGATAAAGAATATTGAATTTAATAGACTGTTTCCAGATAAGATAAAAATCGTTATTAATAAAAGAAAATCCCTATTTAAGTATAAGAAAGGTAGTAAATGTTATTATCTAACAGATGATTTAAAGAAGATTGCAAGTAATTGTGAAGATGTCAATGTAGCTGTTAAAGAATTAACTAGTGATGATATACTATTTAAGTTTTCTAGGTTTTACCAAAAAATAGCAAAAAACAAAGATGTAGTTGCCGAAGTAAACCCATTTTATTTTAAGATTACTGATGGTCAGAAGGTTTTATATGGTTCTTATGACAAGAATTTTTTTGGTAGATATAAAATATATAAGGAAAATTTACATAGTATGTACAATAAGATTGAGCGCGTTGATTTAAGGATAGAGGATAAAATTTATATAAAGGGAGTATTAAATGGTGCATAGTGATATCTTTGTAGGTTTAGATATAGGCTCTACAAAGATATGTGTGATAGTTGGACGTAAAAACGAAACAGGAAAAATTGACATTATTGGGAAAGGTGAGACCCCAAGTAGTGGCTTAAGGAAGGGTGTTGTTGTTAATATAGATTCTACCGTTGATTCTATAAAAAGAGCAGTGAAGGCTGCAGAGAGAATGGCAGCTGTTGAGATTAATAGTGTGTGTGTTGGTATTGCAGGTGGTCACATAAAAAGCTTTAATTCAAAGGGTCTTGTAGCAGTGAAAAATAAAGAGGTGAGTAAGAAAGATGTTGACAGGGCTATTGAGTCAGCTACTGCAATAGATATTCCTATTGGTTGTGAAGTATTACATGTAATTCCCCAACAATTTATTTTGGACAGTCAAGGCGGGATAAAAAATCCAATAGGCATGAATGGTGTGAGACTTGAGGTAGACGTTCATATAGTAATAGGAGCAGTCTCTTCTGCGCAAAATATTGTTAGAAGCTGTGAGAGAGCCGGTATATCTGTAGATGACATAGTTTTGGAACAATTAGCCTCAAGTGATGCAGTCCTTTTAAATGATGAAAAAGATATTGGTGTTTGCTTGATTGACGGTGGTGGCGGAACAACAGATATAGCAGTATTTAGAAATGGTGCTGTATATCATACAGCGGTTTTGCAGATAGGTGGTAATAATTTCACAAGAGATTTAGCAATTGGAATTAACGTGCCAGAGCATATAGCTGAGAAGATTAAAAAAGAACATGGTGCTGTATATGATGATATTGATGAAGACAATTATGAAATAGAAATACCTCCAATTGGCGGCAGATCCCCTAGAACAATATCAAAGCAAGTATTGGTGCAGATATTACAGGCTCGTGCTGAAGAGATATTTCAGATGTTTTTGGGTGAATTGCAAAAAAAACAATTATTAGAGCTGATTGGCAGTGGGGTTGTATTAACTGGCGGAGTAGCAAATATGAGAGGAATAGCAGATTTAGCTGAGA
Encoded here:
- the ftsA gene encoding cell division protein FtsA codes for the protein MVHSDIFVGLDIGSTKICVIVGRKNETGKIDIIGKGETPSSGLRKGVVVNIDSTVDSIKRAVKAAERMAAVEINSVCVGIAGGHIKSFNSKGLVAVKNKEVSKKDVDRAIESATAIDIPIGCEVLHVIPQQFILDSQGGIKNPIGMNGVRLEVDVHIVIGAVSSAQNIVRSCERAGISVDDIVLEQLASSDAVLLNDEKDIGVCLIDGGGGTTDIAVFRNGAVYHTAVLQIGGNNFTRDLAIGINVPEHIAEKIKKEHGAVYDDIDEDNYEIEIPPIGGRSPRTISKQVLVQILQARAEEIFQMFLGELQKKQLLELIGSGVVLTGGVANMRGIADLAEIIFDLPVRVGRSVENVGGIVDIVDDPAYATGVGLVINAARRGHQKNKISKGSDEKVFTKVVERMKSWFGEFF